A genomic window from Glycine soja cultivar W05 chromosome 10, ASM419377v2, whole genome shotgun sequence includes:
- the LOC114370098 gene encoding uncharacterized protein LOC114370098 — protein sequence MDQFNKTTILFIGTLSCLLLSITAVPSTRVFELAPSQAPTVQPKASGIRLLANLVAKNAKQFSPEILKFCSGTEHAALCAETIAPYLAGEFDPLKALEMEINASMEKAKEIGGNIKKMLDNPATEKKAIDALGICQSQYDDMVDSMKEGVDLVRQQNVVDARYKLSSVLSYKSACDDAFTESPGVHIPFPEDITKLFQLTSNCLAVMDAIVHKHKM from the coding sequence ATGGATCAATTCAACAAAACCACCATTCTCTTCATCGGGACCCTCTCCTGCCTCCTCCTATCCATCACGGCCGTCCCCTCAACTCGCGTCTTCGAACTCGCTCCCAGCCAAGCCCCGACCGTCCAACCCAAAGCCTCTGGCATCCGACTCTTGGCCAACCTTGTGGCCAAAAACGCCAAGCAATTCAGTCCAGAGATCCTTAAATTCTGCAGCGGCACCGAGCACGCCGCCCTTTGCGCCGAAACTATTGCACCATACCTAGCCGGCGAATTCGACCCGTTGAAGGCTCTGGAGATGGAGATCAACGCGAGCATGGAGAAGGCGAAGGAGATCGGCGGGAACATCAAGAAGATGCTGGACAACCCGGCCACTGAGAAGAAGGCCATTGACGCGCTGGGCATTTGCCAGTCGCAGTACGATGACATGGTGGATAGCATGAAGGAGGGCGTGGATTTGGTGCGGCAGCAGAACGTGGTGGATGCTCGGTACAAGCTCAGCTCTGTGCTTTCGTACAAAAGCGCCTGCGATGACGCTTTCACCGAGTCTCCCGGCGTCCACATTCCCTTCCCTGAAGACATCACCAAGCTGTTCCAGTTGACCAGCAACTGCCTCGCCGTCATGGATGCCATTGTTCACAAGCACAAGATGTAA
- the LOC114370781 gene encoding uncharacterized protein LOC114370781, translating to MTGQIREELRSQIKEELRTQLEEENKRTLEIMTNALKEAIKKELSNKGSQEALQIQPDIQQLGARVSTQGSNAVTNAQASQEQDADAIPLMGLFVQRNDGTQRLVAMGKIMEGDSIIHTVAYADDVVRVSVETVIDPEAEVPYATSEIQYVKQAVNTFVAWPTHLVKAVLDEHPQRIPHNEDAHVPKPANVNADDPLRELMKYSFDLYDKPLQITFDGRFLGIEDASTSIFITYSDVIEIIAGDKSLNISVIQLWLMYIHEWSQIFSQGFMYAFLEPQSLVCSKDRRSECEQYLERWLKESDREVYIGPYFHQEHWQLIILCPRQHVVVWFCSLRRKPDMHIKATINSVMTKLKKTLSPETKAVAPKWIEVKSHVQTGCYECGYYIMHWIWNIIASDIKSDWSMWFANDTPLDIGIITTIRKKWATFFLKTAISQNG from the exons ATGACTGGCCAGATTAGGGAAGAATTGAGGAGTCAAATTAAGGAAGAATTGAGGACTCAGCTAGaagaggaaaataaaaggaCCTTGGAAATAATGACCAATGCATTGAAAGAGGCTATTAAAAAAGAGTTGTCAAATAAAGGATCCCAAGAGGCACTCCAAATTCAGCCggacatacaacaactaggtgCGCGTGTCAGCACACAGGGAAGTAATGCTGTTACCAATGCGCAGGCTTCACAAGAACAGGATGCTGATGCCATACCATTGATGGGACTGTTTGTGCAGCGTAACGATGGTACACAAAG GTTGGTGGCCATGGGGAAAATAATGGAGGGGGATTCAATCATACACACAGTGGCATATGCAGATGATGTTGTCAGGGTAAGTGTAGAAACAGTTATTGATCCTGAGGCTGAGGTCCCCTATGCCACCTCAGAAATACAATATGTGAAGCAGGCCGTCAATACATTTGTAGCTTGGCCCACACACCTTGTGAAAGCTGTATTAGATGAG CATCCACAACGTATTCCACACAACGAGGATGCACATGTGCCGAAGCCGGCTAATGTGAACGCAGATGATCCGTTGCGTGAATTGATGAAGTACAGTTTCGATCTTTACGACAAGCCACTTCAAATCACCTTTGATGGGAGATTTCTTGGAATTGAAGATGCATCTACATCGatattcatcacatattcagaTGTTATTGAAATAATAGCAGGAGACAAAAGTCTGAACATATCTGTCATACAATTATGGTTAAT GTATATTCATGAGTGGAGTCAGATATTCAGTCAAGGTTTCATGTATGCATTCCTTGAGCCACAGTCGTTGGTTTGTTCAAAGGATAGACGCAGCGAATGCGAACAATATCTTGAAAGATGGCTTAAGGAATCTGACCGAGAGGTGTACATTGGACCTTACTTCCATCA GGAACATTGGCAACTCATAATTTTGTGTCCTAGGCAACATGTTGTTGTTTGGTTCTGTTCTTTGCGTAGGAAACCTGATATGCATATCAAAGCTACAATTAATAG TGTAATGACAAAATTGAAGAAGACCTTGTCTCCTGAAACTAAGGCAGTTGCACCAAAGTGGATTGAAGTAAAG AGTCACGTTCAAACCGGCTGTTATGAATGTGGATATTACATAATGCATTGGATCTGGAACATCATAGCCAGCGACATAAAGAGTGATTGGTCCATG TGGTTTGCTAATGACACACCGTTGGACATCGGCATCATCACCACAATTCGAAAGAAATgggcaacattttttttaaagacagcAATAAGTCAAAACGGCTAA
- the LOC114370106 gene encoding uncharacterized protein LOC114370106 — MDRSWMNASRITEEYENGVEEFLLFAQSKAQPMWGKFFCPCVKCGNGRRQTIDDIRTHLICEGIIRSYTKWIWHGESLDTADMSQADDVTTDSGNPIEEMIRDLGQEGFEEAHAALYDNIEVDSKMPLYSGCISFTKLSGVLALVNLKARFGWSDKSFSELLMLLTNMLPADNILPKNHYQAKKILCPVGMQYEKIHACCNDCILYRDDFAELDYCPVCGVSRYRPTNGDSTVLVSDADRRPAKVCWYLPIIPRFKRLFANGEDAKNLIWHANTRKSDGLMRHPADSPQWKAIDRLYPEFGAEPRNLRLGLATDGMNPFGTLTTNHSSWPVLLFIYNLPPWLCMKRKYVMLSMMIAGPRQPGNDIDVYLRPLIDDLRKLWDEGVDVWDANLQHAFKLRAMVFCTINDFPAYGNLSGYSVKGHHACPICEQNTSFRQLKHGKKTVYTRHRRFLKQYHPYRRLKKAFDGSQEHETAPNPLTGDEVYQRVKDVVNMFGKSQKKPSSTSNMWKKKSIFFDLPYWSDHHVRHCIDVMHVEKNVCDSLIGTLLNIKGKTKDGFKCRQDLVDMGIRQVLHPISKGNRTYLPPACYTMSTAEKRSFCECLRNIKVPQGYSSNIKSLVSVNELKLVGLKSHDCHVLMQQLLPVAIRGTLPEKVRVAISRLCFIFNAICAKVIDPKQLDALEDEVVVVLCQMEMFFPPSFFDIMVHLVVHLVREIRCCGPTYFRWMYPVERYMKVLKGYTKNRHRPEASIVERYVAEECIEFASQYIDSLKPVGVPASRHDQPIAGKGTRGYNVVTMTRHDVSQAHLYILNNTTEVFPYIEAHKKHVRDSHPKMNMMRVLQEHNKTFINWFRQTILADKSVSRRLTLLAIGPNLNVPTWKGYDINNYSFYTKSQDDKSSVQNSGVCVDADSEHFSSTSDNNPIRASMSYFGVIQEIWEVDYTSFRVPVFKCQWVNGTTGVFQDPLGFTLVDLSKVAYIDEPFIMAAQARQVFYVQDPCNSSLSVALQGRPSGMNYHNDESTLDIGQMSSFSKQLPSMNEVDEVDDGHANRVDHDEGLWENIPTG, encoded by the coding sequence atggatcgaagttggatgaacgcATCACGTATAACTGAAGAGTACGAGAATGGTGTTGAAGAGTTTTTGCTGTTTGCTCAAAGTAAAGCGCAACCTATGTGGGGAAAATTTTTTTGTCCATGTGTGAAGTGTGGAAATGGGAGGCGCCAAACAATTGATGACATAAGAACTCATCTTATTTGTGAGGGAATAATTCGTAGCTACACaaagtggatatggcatggggaaTCCCTCGATACAGCTGACATGTCACAGGCTGACGATGTTACTACAGACAGCGGAAATCCTATAGAAGAAATGATTCGTGATCTTGGGCAAGAGGGGTTTGAAGAGGCACATGCAGCGTTGTATGACAACATAGAAGTTGATTCAAAAATGCCTTTGTATTCCGGCTGCATATCTTTCACAAAATTGTCAGGTGTGTTAGCTCTGGTTAACTTGAAGGCTcgatttgggtggagtgacaagagTTTTAGTGAGTTGCTGATGTTGTTGACAAACATGCTTCCTGCTGATAACATCTTGCCAAAGAATCACTACCAAGCAAAGAAGATTTTATGTCCAGTTGGGATGCAGTACGaaaaaattcatgcatgttgTAATGACTGCATTTTGTACAGAGATGATTTTGCTGAACTAGATTACTGTCCTGTGTGTGGGGTTTCTCGGTACAGACCGACCAACGGAGATTCTACTGTACTAGTCTCAGACGCCGACCGCCGTCCAGCAAAGGTGTGTTGGTATCTcccaataataccaaggtttaaacGGTTGTTTGCTAATGGGGAAGATGCAAAGAACCTTATATGGCATGCAAATACTAGAAAATCAGATGGATTGATGCGACATCCTGCAGATAGCCCGCAATGGAAGGCAATTGATCGTCTGTATCCTGAATTTGGGGCCGAGCCTAGAAATTTAAGGCTTGGTCTTGCAACGGACGGAATGAACCCATTTGGAACCTTAACTACTAACCATAGCTCGTGGCCCGTTTTGCTGTTCATTTATAATCTCCCTccgtggttgtgcatgaagcgaaagtaTGTTATGCTGAGTATGATGATAGCTGGTCCAAGACAACCAGGTAATGATATTGACGTATATCTAAGACCGTTAATTGACGATTTGCGGAAATTGTGGGATGAAGGGGTTGATGTATGGGACGCAAATTTGCAGCATGCTTTCAAGTTGCGTGCAATGGTTTTTTGTACCATCAATGACTTTCCAGCCTACGGAAATTTAAGTGGATATAGTGTCAAAGGACATCACGCATGTCCTATATGTGAGCAGAATACTAGTTTCCGCCAACTtaaacatggaaagaagactGTGTATACTAGGCATCGAAGATTTCTCAAACAGTATCATCCGTATCGACGCTTGAAGAAGGCATTCGATGGAAGTCAAGAACATGAAACCGCGCCAAATCCATTAACTGGTGATGAAGTATATCAGCGGGTCAAGGATGTCGTAAATATGTTCGGCAAGTCCCAAAAAAAACCATCATCCACTTCAAACATGTGGAAAAAGAAgtctattttctttgatcttccgtactggtccgATCATCATGTTAGGCATTGTATAGACGTCATGCATgtcgagaaaaatgtttgtgattctTTAATTGGGACCCTCCTAAACattaaaggcaagacaaaggatggtttcAAGTGTCGTCAAGACTTGGTTGACATGGGTATACGTCAAGTGTTGCATCCTATCTCAAAAGGTAACAGGACATATCTGCCCCCAGCCTGTTACACAATGTCAACAGCTGAAAAGAGAAGTTTTTGTGAATGCTTGCGTAAtatcaaagtcccacaaggctACTCTTCAAACATCAAGAGTCTTGTGTCTGTGAATGAGCTTAAGTTGGTTGGCTTGAAATCAcatgattgtcatgtgttaATGCAACAACTTTTGCCTGTTGCAATCCGCGGAACATTGCCTGAGAAGGTCCGTGTTGCAATCAGTCGcttgtgtttcatttttaatgctATATGTGCCAAGGTCATTGACCCTAAACAGTTGGATGCTTTGGAAGATGAGGTTGTCGTTGTCCTTTGTCAAATGGAGATGTTTTTccctccttcattttttgacattatgGTACACTTAGTTGTTCATCTGGTAAGGGAAATAAGGTGTTGTGGTCCTACGTATTTTAGATGGATGTATCCAGTTGAGCGGTACATGAAGGTCTTAAAGGGTTATACGAAGAATCGACATCGACCAGAGGCCTCAATAGTGGAAAGATACGTTGCTGAAGAATGCATTGAGTTTGCCTCACAGTACATTGACTCATTGAAACCTGTCGGTGTTCCTGCATCCCGGCATGACCAGCCAATAGCCGGCAAGGGTACTCGTGGATACAATGTTGTGacaatgactagacatgacgtGTCACAAgcacatttgtatatattaaacaaCACAACAGAGGTGTTTCCGTACATAGAGGCTcacaaaaaacatgttagagATAGTCACCCcaaaatgaacatgatgagggTATTGCAAGAGCACAACAAAACTTTCATAAATTGGTTTAGACAAACAATACTTGCTGATAAAAGTGTTTCCAGACGACTCACATTGTTAGCCATTGGCCCAAATTTGAATGTCCCTACATGGAAGGGGTATGACATTAACAATTATTCATTCTACACAAAGTCCCAAGATGATAAAAGTTCGGTACAAAACAGTGGGGTCTGTGTTGATGCTGATTCGGAGCACTTTTCCAGTACATCGGATAACAACCCCATTCGAGCATCCATGTCTTACTTTGGTGTCATTCAAGAAATTTGGGAGGTTGATTATACATCATTTAGAGTGCCTGTTTTTAAGTGTCAGTGGGTGAACGGGACAACAGGTGTGTTTCAAGATCCATTGGGATTTACTTTGGTAGACCTTAGTAAGGTGGCATATATAGACGAACCTTTCATTATGGCAGCACAAGCCAGACAAGTTTTCTATGTACAAGATCCATGTAATTCAAGTTTGTCTGTGGCTCTGCAAGGAAGACCAAGTGGAATGAATTACCATAATGATGAGTCAACCCTTGACATTGGTCAAATGTctagtttttcaaaacaattgccTTCAATGAATGAAGTTGATGAAGTGGATGATGGACATGCAAATCGtgtagatcatgatgaaggtctATGGGAAAACATCCCTACAGGCTGA